DNA sequence from the Bradyrhizobium diazoefficiens genome:
TCGGATATGAGGAAAAACTGGCGCAGCTTGCCTGCGGCGCATCCTTGGAGACGCCCGCCTGTGGCGGGCCCTCAGGATGAGCTCGGGATGTGGCGAGATGAGAAGCGATGCGTTCGAAGCTGCGTCCCTTCAGCCCAAATCACTTCGCGTAGCCTTGGGACCGGAGCCAGGCGATCTTGCGGTCACCGTTGATCCAGTCGTCGGCATCTGCCTTGCTGGTAAATCCAGTGATTTGACGCTGCTCGTGGTCGGGGTAATCAGCCAGTATTTTCCATTCGCTGTCTGAAATCCGCGCGGTTTTGAAGGTCACTTTTGTTTTAGCCATGCCGCACTATGCAGGAGATGGCCTGAAAAGGGAACTGCATTGCGGCGACGGGAGCGTCGTGCAGTCTTGAACCGACCGCGCGTCCCGCCGCCTACATCCTCGCGCCACCGCGCGGCCGGCTTCAGCCGGCGGCGTGGCGCTGCCGATCACCCGCTGCGTCCGGCGGAAACATTGCGGAACTTAGGTCGAACTGCTGCTTGCGTTTTCGGCCTCAATGGGTTCTAAGCCCGGCTGCTTCGTGGCCGATCGCCATGGACCGACCCGCGGCCCGCGTAGTTTTGCCGCTTCCCGGACAAAGCTCCATCGCAGCTCGCGCGCCCCAATTCAGAGGAATTTTTGACATGGCGAAGATGACCAAGAACCAATTGATCGATGCAATTGCGGAAGGCACGCAGCTGTCGAAGAACGACGTGAAATCGGTTATCGAGTACATGGCAACGGTCGGCTACAAGGAGCTCAACGAATCCGGTGAATTCGTTATTCCGGGTTTCGTGAAGATGTCTGTCGTCAACAAGCCCGCGACGGAAGCCCGCATGGGCGTCAACCCCTTCACCAAGGAGCCGATGCAGTTCGCGGCGAAGCCGGCGAGCAAGTCGGTCAAGGCCTCGCCGCTGAAGGTCGCCAAGGACGCCGTCTGATCCAGCCGTCGTGCATCGTCTGCGGCCGCAGCGGCGCGCAGACGGGCACACTTTCGCCGGGCGCTCTCTGCGGCTTGCGGCAATAGGGGCAGACGGCGAGCCCCATCGGATTTCCTTCCACAGAACTCGCAACTCATCGCTGGCTTCCCAAAGAAAAACCCCGCGCTTGCGCACAGGGCTCTCTTGCTGACGGTGTTGGGATTTCAGCGCCTGGCCGTCAGCCGTGCACCTAGCGTAAGGTTGAAAATCCAAAAAGCAACCGCGCCGCGCCGCGATGGTCCAATGGACGTGAACGGGAAATTTTTCGAGAGGGCTGGACTTTATGTTCTCATTTTGTTCTAGTTGGTCATCCGCTTTGGAGGTGAGTCATGACCGTCGAGAAACAGCGCGAAGTGATCCGGCTCTGGAATCAGCTCCGGAAGGTCGAGGGCCCCGCCGCAGAAGAGCTCCGCATCCAGATCCTGGAATGCTTTTCGGAGAAGGGCGGCGCGAAGCGCGCGGCGGCCTGAGCGCTTTCGCTTTGTAGCAACGTCAATCCGATGGGAGGCGGTTCGCTTCATCGATCGTTAGGAAAGGCTTCGCGCTCATTTTGACGAATCCGATTCGTTCTTCGAGAACGAAATGGAGTCAATTGCAGAACAACTCGGACACCGCAGCCTCGGTGGTCGTGTGCGCAATCTCCTAACGAAAGCTTGCGCGGATCGCGATAACGCTATTCGGTTAGGTTAAAAGCCCAATCGCGTTGCGCTCGCCGCGTGTTGGGATAGGTCTGGCAAAGACAACAAGAAAACCGTTTTTGCCAAGAACCATTATGATCCCGCTTTTAGAACCGTCGTTTTATCAGGGCGACCGCCACACCTATCGCCGCGTCGCTGTCGTCGGCACGCTGTTCTGTCTCGCTTTCGTGGTGATCAGCTCTTCGCTGCGGCCGCTGCCTGAAGACACGCACGTCGCGGTCAAGGCCGACCGGCTGGTGCGCACTGCAAGCCAGACGCCGCTGGCGAACTAACCACCCGAGCTAGCGCTTGCCGCGATAGACTTCATCGTCGGCGGACTCCTGCGAGCATGCGACGCCGCTTGTCGCAAGCGCCACGAAGCCGGCATAGCCGGACAAATTGAGCAAGACTTCGAGCCAGACGGGCATGGCGAGCCTCTTCTCTTCCGGGAAGACGACCTCAACGTGCGCGTGCGGCGGTTGTTCCCGAGAGCCGTCGGTTCAGAGCGGCGATGTGGGGTCGAACCGCCGGCCCAGCGTTGCAATCGATTCCGGCGAGGGCGAGTCCTTGAGGAACTCCGCAATGGCGCGGGCGAGCTCGCCGTCGCTCATCGGCGTCGGCGGCGGGCGCAGAGCGCCGACCCCGAAACTGCGGACGATCTCGTCGTAATGCTGCGCGTTGCTTCTGGGAACAAGTCTGCGGATGCGGGTCAGCAAAGCGGATATCGGCAAATTTCTCCTCCTCGATCTCCGCCCCGCTGACAGCGATGCAGGTCTGCCGCCATTCTGACTTGAAACTGAAAACCCCGCCAGCACCGCGGAGATGCTGACGGGGCTTCGTGCTGTCGCCTCGACCCGGATGGCGGAGGCTCGAGCACTTGCAAGTCCAATCCACGCTTCCCGAGATTGTTCCCCTCGCGGCGATTTTTCTGTACGGCGCGGTTCCGCCAGACGCGAACCATTGCGGACGGTCGGCGTTGTCTCCGCGACATGAGAAGGAGGAGATCATGAGGAAGACACTCGCAGTTCTCGCGACAGTGGCTGCCGTCGGCGTGACCGCGGTAGCGGCACCTGCGCAG
Encoded proteins:
- a CDS encoding HU family DNA-binding protein — its product is MAKMTKNQLIDAIAEGTQLSKNDVKSVIEYMATVGYKELNESGEFVIPGFVKMSVVNKPATEARMGVNPFTKEPMQFAAKPASKSVKASPLKVAKDAV